The following are from one region of the Bactrocera oleae isolate idBacOlea1 chromosome 6, idBacOlea1, whole genome shotgun sequence genome:
- the LOC106622635 gene encoding adipose-secreted signaling protein produces MAEAKVEDLGKHRVHFDADNLKDDLESGHSVTYDRCDDVIFIKLGFLQVNHRYRVDLKLPVSLFDKGTTFHPSLESSNCNPNCRISTFAGVNHPEQDYFEMQIEFFAYKENLLREMVSIVNAKDSKAVIKLMIIARALGKGKGTPLLRSGIHCLGEEDPEESESDVPRFDKGD; encoded by the coding sequence AACACCGTGTGCACTTTGATGCGGACAATCTAAAGGATGATCTCGAATCGGGACACAGCGTCACCTACGATCGTTGCGATgatgtcatattcataaaattgGGTTTCCTTCAAGTGAATCACAGATACAGGGTCGATCTTAAATTACCCGTTTCCTTATTCGATAAGGGCACCACATTTCATCCTTCCTTGGAGTCGTCGAATTGCAATCCAAATTGCCGCATATCAACGTTTGCCGGCGTCAATCATCCAGAACAggattatttcgaaatgcaaattgaattttttgccTACAAGGAAAATCTGCTACGCGAAATGGTGAGCATCGTCAACGCAAAGGACTCGAAGGCAGTGATTAAGCTGATGATCATAGCGCGTGCGTTGGGCAAAGGCAAAGGTACGCCGCTGTTGCGTAGCGGTATACATTGTTTAGGTGAGGAGGACCCAGAAGAGTCGGAGTCTGATGTTCCACGTTTTGACAAAGGCGACTAA
- the LOC106622629 gene encoding uncharacterized protein encodes MRYKKIGCLQILCLVLLVGAKGADLEKHKQKRGVVENFGEGLKFAGQMFGINTAADVANLVAMAFAKKKPNFMSIFQKKQSTGESSETEATQQEEKDTSYEQSVQAEKNTVFSTSRFVTGVLRMIGFDATKLGALAINALMLFAQTIGSAFTSPPRSINPYASQSPPPHSPYDNEEDDDVPDALRDGEQEAHQPRALRGGTPIDWYLENPDEGMRRTLDDALDTRLTDRITEMIEYVEKRDGGQGGCLKLLMCKSSPIIWGMQRSVSERVTGKVANTTDEAASGKEKAKPKKLFSTDVFFANFPTMEEFRKHGAECEERFRNECNLGDDVTSGTPKASNKKGEQ; translated from the exons ATGCGTTATAAAAAAATCGGCTGCTTGCAGATCCTTTGCCTTGTGCTGCTTGTCGGTGCCAAGGGGGCGGACCTGGAGAAGCATAAGCAAAAGCGCGGCGTGGTGGAAAATTTCGGCGAAGGTTTGAAGTTTGCCGGGCAAATGTTTG GCATCAACACTGCTGCCGACGTGGCGAATCTAGTAGCGATGGCTTTCGCCAAAAAGAAGCCGAATTTTAtgtcaatatttcaaaagaaacaATCAACCGGAGAGAGCAGCGAGACGGAAGCAACGCAGCAGGAAGAGAAGGATACAAGTTACGAACAGTCGGTACAGGCGGAGAAAAACACGGTGTTCAGCACGAGTCGGTTCGTTACAGGTGTGTTGCGCATGATTGGCTTCGATGCAACCAAATTGGGCGCACTGGCGATAAACGCGTTAATGTTGTTTGCACAGACG ATAGGCAGTGCATTTACGTCACCACCACGCAGCATTAATCCATACGCGTCACAATCACCACCACCACACAGCCCATACGACAATGAGGAGGATGATGACGTGCCCGATGCATTGCGTGACGGCGAACAGGAAGCACATCAACCGCGTGCTTTACGCGGCGGTACACCAATCGACTGGTATCTGGAGAATCCGGACGAGGGAATGCGCCGCACGCTGGACGATGCCTTGGATACGCGGCTTACAGATCGTATTACGGAGATGATTGAGTATGTGGAGAAGCGTGACGGCGGTCAGGGTGGTTGCCTGAAGCTGCTGATGTGCAAGAGTTCGCCAATTATTTGGGGCATGCAAAGGTCGGTGAGTGAACGTGTCACGGGCAAGGTGGCGAACACCACCGACGAGGCTGCATCAGGAAAAGAGAAGGCTAagccgaagaaattattttcgACTGAtgtgttttttgcaaattttcccACAATGGAGGAATTTCGCAAGCACGGCGCAGAGTGTGAAGAACGTTTTCGCAATGAGTGTAATCTAGGTGATGATGTAACAAGTGGCACCCCAAAAGCAAGCAACAAAAAAGGAGAACAGTAA
- the LOC106622634 gene encoding uncharacterized protein, translating into MYLKIPIQKHKIIPFIYIIIVYYHFGMPKLKCTSANVQGSDEPVVKIPRRQLRSRHREENASSTLNLCDLPIELLEKIIGYINIWHHNRIRGTSKRMRDVNDAFVMHEFRKALHRSILTNPNSYECAALQTIEQATEVYVKSGYESTFCGCILPMLRSSYKDPFCPQVLQINTFLLHFYDMVDELIGDRRSQHARLLYNLTLMRFFKKFGKSSIISSTAMPLHCRIVVELKGPWLGMLWTSKSRARDQQEKRCNLLIILSEMLMANITGKAFKRVWECLNEVYVFGNDTSNCKRVPKTLFTFTVHGSKKICSLFRSCLEEPNDFLWPTKWPRDQFTVNLDITCKEAMKWGCSKSQHMEFGPFAETLFSEEEEYMDDCSSGKTLLDVE; encoded by the exons ATGTATCTTAAAATTCCAATCCAAAAGCACAAAATTAttccatttatatacataatcaTCGTCTACTACCACTTTGGTATGCCAAAATTAAAGTGCACATCCGCCAATGTTCAGGGCAGCGATGAACCAGTCGTTAAGATACCGCGTCGTCAACTGAGATCTCGTCATCGCGAGGAAAATGCAAGTTCAACACTTAATCTGTGCGACCTGCCCATCGAGTTGCTGGAGAAGATCATTGGCTACATAAATATTTGGCATCATAATCGCATACGTGGCACCTCTAAGCGCATGCGTGACGTCAACGATGCTTTCGTTATGCACGAGTTCAGAAAAGCTTTGCATAGATCTATTCTTACGAATCCGAATAGCTACGAATGTGCGGCGTTGCAAACCATCGAACAGGCAACGGAGGTGTATGTGAAGTCGGGATATGAGTCAACTTTCTGTGGTTGCATACTGCCAATGCTGCGCAGCTCTTACAAGGATCCTTTCTGTCCACaagttttacaaattaataCCTTCTTATTGCACTTTTACGATATGGTCGATGAGCTGATCGGCGATCGACGATCTCAACACGCACGGCTACTGTATAATTTGACCTTAATGCGATTTTTTAAG aaattcggaaaGTCCTCAATTATCTCGTCGACCGCAATGCCGTTACATTGTCGCATAGTGGTCGAGCTTAAAGGTCCCTGGCTGGGAATGCTTTGGACGTCGAAATCACGTGCGCGCGATCAACAAGAGAAGCGTTGCAACTTGTTGATAATTCTATCCGAAATGCTAATGGCCAATATAACGGGGAAGGCTttcaa ACGAGTTTGGGAGTGTCTCAATGAGGTCTACGTTTTCGGCAACGATACAAGCAATTGCAAACGTGTGCCGAAAACTCTCTTTACCTTCACCGTACATGGCTCGAAGAAGATTTGTTCACTTTTTCGTTCCTGCCTCGAGGAGCCAAACGACTTTCTGTGGCCAACAAAGTGGCCGCGCGATCAGTTCACTGTCAATTTGGATATCACATGCAAAGAAGCAATGAAATGGGGCTGCTCCAAGTCGCAGCACATGGAATTTGGACCCTTTGCCGAGACGCTGTTCAGTGAAGAGGAAGAGTATATGGATGATTGTAGTTCGGGCAAAACGCTGCTGGACGTGGAGTAA
- the UGP gene encoding UTP--glucose-1-phosphate uridylyltransferase isoform X2 — MLNVPNENKVRGHQRAPSDSKEFHEVTKRDALKSLENDLQRLQDTAPSEKRPELQKEMARFADLFGRFLQEVGPSIDWDKIQKLPANAVMDYSKLNSPKNEQIRTMLDKLVVVKLNGGLGTSMGCHGPKSVIPVRSDLTFLDLTVQQIEHLNKTYDANVPLVLMNSFNTDEDTQKIIRKYTGFRVQIHTFNQSCFPRISRESFLPVAKEFDVEKDIDAWYPPGHGDFYDTFRNSGLLKKFIDEGREYCFLSNIDNLGATVDLAILNKLVGEERSAQPVEFVMEVTDKTRADVKGGTLINFENKLRLLEIAQVPKEHVDDFKSVKTFKFFNTNNIWAKLDAIDRVLRERTLNMEIIVNNKTMENGVRVVQLETAVGAAMKCFDGAIGINVPRSRFLPVKKTSDLLLVMSNLYHLKNGSLVMSPQRMFPTTPLVKLGENHFSKVKEFLGRFANIPDIIELDHLTVSGDVTFGRGVSLRGTVIIIANHGDRIDIPAGAILDNKIVSGNMRILDH, encoded by the exons GTCCGTGGCCACCAAAGAGCGCCATCCGACTCCAAGGAATTTCACGAAGTCACCAAACGTGATGCACTGAAATCACTCGAAAATGACTTGCAACGCTTACAAGACACTGCGCCATCAGAGAAACGTCCGGAATTGCAGAAAGAAATGGCACGCTTCGCCGACTTATTCGGACGTTTTTTGCAAGAAG TGGGTCCCTCCATTGATTgggataaaattcaaaaactgcCAGCAAACGCCGTCATGGATTACTCAAAACTCAATTCGCCCAAAAACGAGCAG ATACGCACAATGTTAGACAAATTGGTGGTGGTCAAGTTGAATGGTGGCCTCGGCACTTCGATGGGCTGCCACGGTCCCAAAAGTGTCATTCCCGTACGCTCCGATCTCACTTTCCTCGATTTAACTGTGCAACAAATTGAG CATTTGAATAAGACCTATGATGCCAACGTGCCACTAGTGCTGATGAACTCATTCAACACCGATGAAGATACGCAGAAAATCATACGCAAATATACCGGTTTCCGTGTACAGATTCACACATTTAATCAGAGCTGCTTTCCGCGCATAAGCCGTGAATCGTTTTTGCCCGTTGCCAAGGAATTTGATGTGGAGAAGGATATTGATGC CTGGTATCCACCTGGTCACGGTGATTTCTACGATACCTTCCGCAATTCTGGTCTGCTCAAGAAGTTCATCGACGAAGGTCGTGAATATTGTTTCCTCTCGAATATTGATAATTTGGGCGCTACTGTAGATTTGGCTATACTCAATAAATTGGTGGGTGAGGAACGCTCTGCTCAGCCGGTTGAATTTGTAATGGAGGTCACTGACAAAACACGCGCTGACGTTAAG GGTGGTACTctcattaattttgaaaacaaactgCGACTGCTGGAAATCGCACAAGTGCCGAAAGAGCATGTAGATGACTTTAAATCCGTgaaaacattcaaattttttaataccaaCAATATCTGGGCCAAATTGGATG CTATCGATCGTGTGCTCCGCGAACGTACACTCAATATGGAGATCATtgtcaacaacaaaacaatggAGAATGGTGTGCGTGTCGTGCAATTGGAGACAGCCGTTGGTGCCGCTATGAAGTGCTTCGATGGCGCTATCGGTATCAATGTGCCACGTTCACGTTTCTTGCCCGTCAAAAAGACCTCCGATTTACTGTTAGTCATGTCGAATTTATATCATCTGAAAAATGGTAGTCTTGTAATGTCACCACAGCGCATGTTTCCCACCACACCACTGGTGAAATTGGGTGAAAATCATTTCTCGAAAGTGAAAGAGTTCCTCGGCCGTTTCGCCAATATACCAGATATCATTGAGCTTGATCACTTGACCGTGTCTGGTGATGTAACCTTTGGACGTGGCGTGTCACTTAGG GGCACTGTCATTATTATTGCCAATCACGGTGATCGTATTGATATACCGGCTGGTGCCATTCTCGACAATAAGATCGTTTCCGGCAACATGCGTATTTTGGATCATTAG
- the LOC106622632 gene encoding calcium-binding mitochondrial carrier protein SCaMC-2 encodes MTDNIQVPNEFSDAPSKAEGGWWRHSLAGGVAGVISRTSTAPIDRIKLYMQVQTRKTTIFDSANYMIRTGGIRSMWRGNGVNVLKIGSDSAIKFTIYEKVKHYIKIKRKSSQDEMNIGERFIAGAIAGSISQTTVYPFDVLKTRLALRTTSEHRGLISLVKNIYLTEGVRSFYNGYTINLLGVLPYAGIDLALYETLKKYLSAEKTNKQPNSVILLVCGAISSAVGQLITYPCSLIRTRIQAQIVPRTEPRTGFTKRPVSRLTTIKLIKSIIANEGLSGLYRGLFINLAKVLPAVCISYVVYEYSIQMLGVSMS; translated from the exons ATGACTGATAATATTCAAGTTCCTAATGAGTTTTCGGATGCGCCATCGAAAGCAGAAGGCGGTTGGTGGCGTCATTCCCTTGCTGGTGGTGTAGCCGGAGTCATTTCGCGTACAAGCACCGCGCCGATTGACAGGATAAAACTATATATGCAG GTTCAAACTCGGAAAACTACCATATTTGATAGCGCGAATTATATGATTCGAACCGGTGGCATACGCAGTATGTGGCGTGGTAATGGtgttaatgttttaaaaatcgGTTCTGATTCGGCAATTAAATTCACAATCTACGAGAAAGTGAAGCATTACATCAAAATAAAACGAAAGTCATCGCAAGATGAAATGAATATTGGTGAAAGATTCATTGCGGGTGCCATAGCTGGTAGCATTTCACAAACAACCGTTTATCCATTCGATGTCTTGAAGACCCGTCTAGCATTGCGCACAACCAGCGAGCATCGTGGATTAATAtctttagttaaaaatatttacttaaccgAAGGCGTTCGAAGTTTTTACAATGGTTACACAATTAATTTACTAGGTGTCTTACCTTATGCCGGTATAGATTTGGCGCTATATGAaactttgaaaaagtatttAAGCGCTGAGAAAACAAATAAGCAACCGAATTCAgtcattttattagtctgtggagCGATTTCAAGTGCAGTGGGTCAACTAATTACATACCCTTGCTCTTTGATACGTACCAGGATTCAAGCTCAAA TTGTTCCAAGAACTGAACCTCGCACCGGTTTCACAAAGCGGCCTGTGAGTAGAttaacaacaattaaattaattaaatcgaTTATCGCCAACGAAGGATTATCTGGATTATATCGTGGATTATTCATTAATTTAGCCAAAGTATTGCCTGCTGTTTGTATTAGTTATGTAGTATACGAGTATTCGATTCAAATGTTAGGGGTATCTATGAGCTAG
- the UGP gene encoding UTP--glucose-1-phosphate uridylyltransferase isoform X1: protein MNAIDILLDRVRGHQRAPSDSKEFHEVTKRDALKSLENDLQRLQDTAPSEKRPELQKEMARFADLFGRFLQEVGPSIDWDKIQKLPANAVMDYSKLNSPKNEQIRTMLDKLVVVKLNGGLGTSMGCHGPKSVIPVRSDLTFLDLTVQQIEHLNKTYDANVPLVLMNSFNTDEDTQKIIRKYTGFRVQIHTFNQSCFPRISRESFLPVAKEFDVEKDIDAWYPPGHGDFYDTFRNSGLLKKFIDEGREYCFLSNIDNLGATVDLAILNKLVGEERSAQPVEFVMEVTDKTRADVKGGTLINFENKLRLLEIAQVPKEHVDDFKSVKTFKFFNTNNIWAKLDAIDRVLRERTLNMEIIVNNKTMENGVRVVQLETAVGAAMKCFDGAIGINVPRSRFLPVKKTSDLLLVMSNLYHLKNGSLVMSPQRMFPTTPLVKLGENHFSKVKEFLGRFANIPDIIELDHLTVSGDVTFGRGVSLRGTVIIIANHGDRIDIPAGAILDNKIVSGNMRILDH from the exons GTCCGTGGCCACCAAAGAGCGCCATCCGACTCCAAGGAATTTCACGAAGTCACCAAACGTGATGCACTGAAATCACTCGAAAATGACTTGCAACGCTTACAAGACACTGCGCCATCAGAGAAACGTCCGGAATTGCAGAAAGAAATGGCACGCTTCGCCGACTTATTCGGACGTTTTTTGCAAGAAG TGGGTCCCTCCATTGATTgggataaaattcaaaaactgcCAGCAAACGCCGTCATGGATTACTCAAAACTCAATTCGCCCAAAAACGAGCAG ATACGCACAATGTTAGACAAATTGGTGGTGGTCAAGTTGAATGGTGGCCTCGGCACTTCGATGGGCTGCCACGGTCCCAAAAGTGTCATTCCCGTACGCTCCGATCTCACTTTCCTCGATTTAACTGTGCAACAAATTGAG CATTTGAATAAGACCTATGATGCCAACGTGCCACTAGTGCTGATGAACTCATTCAACACCGATGAAGATACGCAGAAAATCATACGCAAATATACCGGTTTCCGTGTACAGATTCACACATTTAATCAGAGCTGCTTTCCGCGCATAAGCCGTGAATCGTTTTTGCCCGTTGCCAAGGAATTTGATGTGGAGAAGGATATTGATGC CTGGTATCCACCTGGTCACGGTGATTTCTACGATACCTTCCGCAATTCTGGTCTGCTCAAGAAGTTCATCGACGAAGGTCGTGAATATTGTTTCCTCTCGAATATTGATAATTTGGGCGCTACTGTAGATTTGGCTATACTCAATAAATTGGTGGGTGAGGAACGCTCTGCTCAGCCGGTTGAATTTGTAATGGAGGTCACTGACAAAACACGCGCTGACGTTAAG GGTGGTACTctcattaattttgaaaacaaactgCGACTGCTGGAAATCGCACAAGTGCCGAAAGAGCATGTAGATGACTTTAAATCCGTgaaaacattcaaattttttaataccaaCAATATCTGGGCCAAATTGGATG CTATCGATCGTGTGCTCCGCGAACGTACACTCAATATGGAGATCATtgtcaacaacaaaacaatggAGAATGGTGTGCGTGTCGTGCAATTGGAGACAGCCGTTGGTGCCGCTATGAAGTGCTTCGATGGCGCTATCGGTATCAATGTGCCACGTTCACGTTTCTTGCCCGTCAAAAAGACCTCCGATTTACTGTTAGTCATGTCGAATTTATATCATCTGAAAAATGGTAGTCTTGTAATGTCACCACAGCGCATGTTTCCCACCACACCACTGGTGAAATTGGGTGAAAATCATTTCTCGAAAGTGAAAGAGTTCCTCGGCCGTTTCGCCAATATACCAGATATCATTGAGCTTGATCACTTGACCGTGTCTGGTGATGTAACCTTTGGACGTGGCGTGTCACTTAGG GGCACTGTCATTATTATTGCCAATCACGGTGATCGTATTGATATACCGGCTGGTGCCATTCTCGACAATAAGATCGTTTCCGGCAACATGCGTATTTTGGATCATTAG